Proteins encoded together in one Pontiella desulfatans window:
- a CDS encoding glycoside hydrolase family 28 protein: protein MLTVMFGVGLGSCQAATLFNVRTYGAIGDGVAMDTKAMQAAIDACHASEGGVVYVPAGSYHIGTIKLKSNVELRLDEGAELLGSLSINDYARDIQGAIEGPAFDECLVYAENSKNIRITGGGIINGRGHTENFPIGPREAYHDRPMLIRFVDCVGVVFENVTFKDAASWCTHLVNCDEVVARKVTIDSHVNRNNDGFDLDGCKNVLLEECTIRTGDDAICPKSTTTRLCENIVVKNCRAESNTSAFKCGTSSRGGFKNITVSNCDFSGTRMGAIKLLSVDGGILEDITIDNIVMNDVEGPIFIRLANRGRKYDKPTEQIQKQDVEPEGVPVGNCKNIRISNIKATVTSDIQKRCGIMISGIPGHCIENVMLENIEISYPGGGTAEDAEREIAEDIARYPEQFFFGVLPSWGAYVRHAKNVEFRNLNMGTRAPDAREMIVADDVEGFVVK from the coding sequence ATGTTGACTGTAATGTTTGGCGTGGGCTTGGGTTCCTGCCAGGCCGCAACGCTGTTCAATGTTAGAACCTACGGTGCCATCGGCGATGGCGTTGCAATGGACACGAAGGCCATGCAGGCCGCGATCGATGCGTGCCACGCAAGCGAAGGCGGCGTGGTGTATGTACCGGCGGGGAGCTACCATATCGGTACGATTAAGCTGAAAAGCAATGTGGAACTGCGCTTGGATGAGGGGGCAGAATTGCTGGGCAGTCTCTCGATCAACGATTATGCCCGCGATATCCAAGGCGCGATCGAGGGGCCCGCCTTTGACGAGTGCCTGGTGTACGCGGAAAATTCGAAAAACATACGCATTACCGGCGGGGGCATCATCAATGGCCGTGGGCACACGGAAAATTTCCCCATCGGCCCTCGGGAAGCCTACCACGACCGCCCGATGCTGATCCGGTTCGTCGACTGCGTCGGGGTGGTTTTTGAAAATGTCACCTTCAAGGATGCCGCCTCCTGGTGCACCCATTTGGTCAACTGCGATGAAGTCGTGGCCCGCAAGGTGACCATCGATAGCCACGTGAACCGCAACAATGACGGCTTCGACCTGGACGGCTGCAAAAATGTTTTGCTGGAAGAGTGCACAATCCGCACGGGCGACGATGCGATCTGTCCGAAGAGCACAACCACCCGGCTCTGCGAAAACATTGTGGTGAAAAACTGCCGGGCGGAAAGCAATACCTCGGCCTTTAAATGCGGCACGTCGTCGCGTGGTGGGTTTAAGAACATCACCGTTTCCAACTGCGATTTTTCAGGCACCCGGATGGGCGCCATCAAGTTGTTGTCGGTGGATGGCGGCATCCTGGAAGACATCACGATCGACAACATTGTGATGAACGATGTCGAGGGGCCGATCTTTATTCGCCTGGCCAATCGTGGCCGCAAGTATGACAAACCCACGGAGCAAATTCAGAAGCAGGATGTAGAGCCGGAGGGCGTGCCGGTGGGTAACTGTAAAAACATTCGCATCAGCAACATCAAGGCCACCGTGACCAGCGATATCCAAAAGCGCTGCGGCATCATGATTTCGGGCATACCCGGGCATTGCATTGAAAATGTGATGCTGGAGAATATCGAAATCAGCTATCCGGGCGGAGGAACCGCGGAAGATGCGGAACGTGAAATTGCCGAGGACATTGCCCGCTATCCGGAACAGTTTTTCTTCGGGGTGCTGCCTTCGTGGGGGGCGTATGTGCGCCATGCAAAGAACGTTGAATTCCGGAATCTGAACATGGGCACGCGTGCTCCGGATGCCCGGGAAATGATCGTTGCGGACGATGTTGAAGGGTTTGTTGTAAAATAG